The Apium graveolens cultivar Ventura chromosome 10, ASM990537v1, whole genome shotgun sequence nucleotide sequence TGATATATATTTCACTCCCTTGTATTTATTCTTCTTGAATACTCTAATCGGAACTCCATCAACATAAAACCTATATAAAGTTAAAATATCACAAAGTCGAGATTATATTAGGACAAGAATTATATTTCTGGTACGGGAGTCTTGTATACAAAGAATGACGAACATACACAACAATATTTGGGTTCCAAAGAAACTCGTAAATATGGAAGTCCTGTCGAGGATCAAACCAAAGTGTATACTTTTCTTCTCAATTACCCGAATCATCCGCAAATACATTCGTCTGCAAAGTTGTACTGCTTATGAATTCAAAGTCGATTTCGTCGTGATTTCCTGGGGGAATAGGGCCATCTGGGGCTGAAGTCAACTGAATGCCAATAAATCATAATTAGTACATTGTTTAAAGCAATCGTAgccaaaatgattttttttttaaaaatcatattaattGTTACTCAAGTAAAAACATACATAGAAGCTTATTATGATTCCTGATGTATTTGCATACGGTAATTTCATCCTTAAACCAAATCTTCCAGAACCATAATCCAGTTTTGATCTGAATCCACTCCCTGTCATGCAACAGAGAACATTATTTGATTATGCTAAGACCCTGAGGAAACAAATGACcgttttttcttgtagtgttattTATCGAGTTTCAGAAGGCTCTTATTTTTTTATTATGGTACCTGAGGACTGATCCAATAGTAGTTGCACTCCTCTATTGCTGTCAACACGAGTGAGATGAGTAGCTCCCCATAAAGGAACATAATTTTGATCAAAGCTAACATAGTCTTCGGGATCTCCATTTACATGCATAGCAAAAACGAGAAGAGAAATGCCTAAGATTATTAGAAAATGCGAAGCCATGTTATTTACAAATAATTGTATTTGTTTTATGAAAGTGTAGTTGATTAGCATCCAaatttgtgtgtatatataaagGTCTTAGGTACACATTTCGTACGTCCAATCCAAGAAATATTTGATTAATTCATTTTTCGCGCATTGCTTAACTAATTTAGATATTATATATGCTAGTAAATGATATTATTTCCATTTCCAAAACAATAGTGATTGGAATCTTGGGATATACTTACTTGCATTAGCTCTAGCCGTAAAAAGAACATAATGATAAGAAAAATCATAATTATATCAGCTGAATTAAAAAGGGAAATCTggaaataaaaaattaaaagatatagcttaTAACAGCTAATTGAAAAAGAAAACTTCACAAATATAAAAGATCTGATATTTCAACAAGTAGATGTTTTTCTAACTTGTCATCTCATATGTAGATGTTTTTCTAACTTGTCATATCATTTCGCAAGTGTTATGTGTTGAAATATGTTTTTGGGCAATGTTTAACGGTgatttcaatttatttttttcGTAATGCACGGAACCCTTGAGTTTGATCGCTAAGAGTTGTAATGGGGCGAATTTAAATTTGTTAAGTAACTAATCGCTCTAATCTTATCCTCTTTAACACTCTTTATGCGATTAAAAATGATAAATACAACGAATatcaataataaatatttaaattaaataaattggATGGGAGGACTCGAACCCGCAAACTCTCCAAAAACCTAACTCTATACCATGTTAAATAATCAATCACTAAAAAATTTTAAGGTGATAAAAAAAGGTCTCAACAAGATCTTACAAAATCTTATACTCTTCAATAAAATTTAAGACTTTAAATTCATGCCACGACTCTTATATTCTCACAAGCTATGTCAATTGCTTTCTTTCTCTAATTTGCGGTCTCAGCTGACATTGC carries:
- the LOC141693610 gene encoding xyloglucan endotransglucosylase/hydrolase protein 3-like gives rise to the protein MASHFLIILGISLLVFAMHVNGDPEDYVSFDQNYVPLWGATHLTRVDSNRGVQLLLDQSSGSGFRSKLDYGSGRFGLRMKLPYANTSGIIISFYLTSAPDGPIPPGNHDEIDFEFISSTTLQTNVFADDSGN